A genome region from Gemmatimonadota bacterium includes the following:
- a CDS encoding tetratricopeptide repeat protein: protein MSAILVVILFLGLQPAAKNARGNELYHQEKYDEALAAYNEALAEDGENPALHYNRGNALHRAEQYPTSVQAYTNALDGDAPLGGRAWYNMGNSLYRMGRLEESIKAYKEGLRIKSDDLDMKYNLEFVMRQHQEHQDRRNAQNPPDDQDEQDNQDSQAQPPEPEQQQHEEGENPEQQQAPREGELSREQAERLLNALNRDELDIQRQLRRQQATQVNPEKDW from the coding sequence ATGAGCGCCATACTGGTCGTCATCCTGTTCCTCGGTTTGCAGCCGGCCGCGAAGAACGCCCGCGGAAACGAACTGTATCACCAGGAAAAGTACGATGAGGCGCTGGCGGCCTATAACGAGGCGCTGGCGGAGGACGGAGAAAACCCGGCGCTTCATTACAACCGGGGCAACGCGCTGCACCGCGCCGAGCAATATCCCACGTCCGTGCAGGCGTATACGAACGCGTTGGACGGCGACGCGCCGCTCGGCGGCCGGGCCTGGTACAACATGGGCAACAGCCTGTATCGCATGGGCCGGCTGGAGGAATCCATCAAGGCCTACAAAGAGGGCCTGCGGATCAAGTCGGACGATCTCGACATGAAATACAACCTGGAATTCGTGATGCGGCAACACCAGGAACACCAGGACCGCCGGAACGCGCAGAATCCACCGGACGATCAGGACGAACAGGACAACCAGGATAGTCAGGCACAGCCGCCGGAGCCGGAGCAGCAGCAACACGAAGAAGGAGAAAACCCGGAGCAGCAGCAGGCCCCCCGGGAAGGGGAACTGAGCAGGGAACAGGCGGAACGTCTTCTGAATGCCCTGAACAGGGACGAACTGGATATACAGCGCCAGCTGCGCAGACAGCAGGCCACGCAGGTCAATCCGGAGAAAGACTGGTAG
- a CDS encoding aspartate kinase — translation MIVMKFGGTSVGSVEAIRQVVEIVGNYREHGLSVVLSAMSKVTDALRAMAATACAGTEPTAALKALRKRHEETVCAVAEGDERKRAIEDCAGLIDELSGILHGITLLRELSPRSADLVSSFGERLSVIVVSAALRSAGLSSIPVDAREYVKTNERYTEAEVNFAETDRRLSEGLAPMVSDGCIPIITGFLGSTDEGVTTTLGRGASDYTASLVGGALHAGEIWIWTDVDGAMTADPRIVGDARVLKEISYLEAAEMSYFGAKVLHPMTMLPAVKQEIPIRIRNTFRPENSGTVISSRTRTAPLGVKAVTSIDRLCLIVVEGTSLSRTPDTHARLFKTTAERKTQVIMITQASSEHDICLAVDERDGPGTVQALKEEFRHEVAEGSLEEISVQSGLAVVAVVGGGMKGTPGIAARTFGILGEHGINIIAIAQGSSELNISFIVERNDLQKTVQLVHASFGLGGDGDFEHN, via the coding sequence ATGATAGTCATGAAATTCGGAGGCACTTCCGTAGGCAGCGTGGAGGCCATTAGACAAGTCGTCGAAATCGTCGGAAACTACCGCGAACACGGCCTGTCGGTGGTATTGTCCGCCATGAGCAAGGTGACCGACGCCCTGCGGGCGATGGCGGCCACCGCCTGCGCCGGAACCGAGCCCACCGCTGCCCTCAAAGCCCTGAGGAAACGCCACGAGGAGACGGTTTGCGCCGTGGCCGAGGGGGATGAGCGGAAGCGGGCCATCGAAGACTGTGCCGGACTGATCGACGAGTTGTCGGGAATCCTGCACGGGATTACGCTGCTCCGGGAGCTTTCCCCGCGTTCGGCCGACCTGGTCAGTTCCTTCGGCGAGCGCCTGTCCGTGATCGTGGTCTCCGCGGCGCTCCGATCGGCCGGCCTGTCGTCCATCCCCGTCGACGCGCGCGAATACGTAAAGACCAACGAGCGCTATACCGAGGCGGAGGTGAATTTCGCGGAAACGGACCGCCGTCTTTCGGAAGGGCTCGCCCCCATGGTGTCCGATGGCTGCATTCCGATCATTACGGGGTTTCTCGGGTCAACGGATGAAGGGGTCACCACGACCCTGGGGCGGGGTGCCTCGGACTATACCGCCTCCTTGGTCGGCGGCGCGTTGCATGCCGGGGAAATCTGGATATGGACGGACGTGGACGGTGCGATGACGGCCGATCCGAGGATCGTCGGGGACGCCCGGGTACTCAAGGAAATTTCCTATCTCGAGGCCGCCGAGATGTCCTATTTCGGCGCCAAGGTACTGCATCCCATGACCATGCTGCCCGCGGTGAAACAGGAGATTCCCATCCGGATCCGGAACACCTTCCGGCCCGAGAACAGCGGCACGGTCATATCGTCGCGCACCCGTACGGCGCCCCTGGGCGTGAAAGCCGTGACGAGTATCGACCGGCTGTGTCTGATCGTGGTCGAGGGCACCAGCCTGAGCAGAACGCCCGACACTCACGCGCGCCTTTTCAAGACCACGGCCGAACGCAAGACCCAGGTCATCATGATTACGCAGGCTTCATCCGAACACGACATCTGCCTGGCGGTCGACGAACGGGACGGCCCCGGAACCGTCCAGGCGCTGAAGGAGGAATTCCGTCATGAAGTCGCCGAAGGCAGCCTGGAGGAGATCTCGGTTCAATCCGGCCTGGCCGTGGTGGCGGTGGTCGGCGGCGGCATGAAGGGAACCCCCGGTATCGCGGCGCGCACGTTCGGCATTCTCGGCGAACACGGGATCAACATCATCGCCATCGCCCAGGGTTCTTCGGAACTGAATATCTCGTTCATCGTCGAACGGAACGACCTGCAGAAGACCGTTCAACTGGTGCACGCGTCCTTTGGACTGGGAGGGGATGGAGATTTTGAGCATAATTAA
- a CDS encoding VWA domain-containing protein, with amino-acid sequence MRFAQPEFLYLLAAAPLIILFYIVRFRHRRDVLRQLGDPELLDRLAPSTVAGRQPVKAALVVLTLVCFALALARPQFGTRSETVRQTGFSVMVALDVSNSMLAEDVRPNRLVRAKYAVRSLARKLRNDRIGLVVFAGSAFLQCPLTADYSIVELFLDGIDTQTVGTQGTAIAEALQIADRSFQQDHKGYKAVVLITDGEDHEGDPAAIAAELAARDVRVYVVGIGTPLGVPIPVKGEDGMVAGHMRNRSGEVVMSRLDESTLRQIAETTGGAYYRASPGGEEMDLVYDTLASLERAEFESREFTQYVERYQYILLFGLMLLVADTVIRDRRLPVDS; translated from the coding sequence ATGCGATTTGCCCAACCCGAGTTTCTGTATCTGCTGGCGGCAGCACCGCTGATCATCCTGTTCTATATCGTTCGGTTCCGGCACAGGCGCGACGTGCTCAGGCAGCTGGGAGATCCGGAACTGCTGGACAGGCTTGCACCGTCAACCGTAGCGGGAAGACAGCCGGTCAAGGCGGCGCTTGTGGTCCTGACCCTGGTCTGTTTCGCCCTGGCCCTCGCCCGGCCGCAGTTCGGAACACGGTCCGAAACGGTGCGCCAGACCGGTTTTTCTGTGATGGTCGCGCTGGATGTCTCCAATAGCATGCTGGCCGAGGACGTCCGGCCGAATCGTCTCGTACGGGCCAAGTATGCGGTCCGGTCCCTGGCAAGAAAGCTCCGGAACGACCGGATCGGACTGGTGGTTTTCGCCGGATCTGCTTTTCTGCAGTGTCCCCTGACCGCCGATTACAGCATCGTGGAACTCTTCCTGGACGGTATCGATACCCAGACGGTGGGTACGCAGGGAACGGCCATTGCGGAGGCGTTGCAAATCGCGGACCGGTCGTTCCAGCAGGATCACAAAGGGTACAAGGCCGTCGTACTGATCACCGACGGAGAAGACCACGAGGGAGACCCCGCAGCGATTGCCGCGGAACTGGCGGCCCGGGACGTTCGTGTTTACGTGGTGGGCATCGGCACGCCGCTTGGCGTTCCCATACCGGTCAAGGGCGAGGACGGCATGGTCGCCGGTCACATGCGGAACCGTTCCGGGGAAGTGGTCATGAGCCGCCTGGACGAATCTACGTTGCGCCAGATCGCGGAGACGACCGGAGGGGCTTACTACCGGGCTTCGCCGGGTGGAGAAGAGATGGACCTGGTGTACGATACCCTCGCATCGCTTGAAAGGGCGGAGTTCGAAAGCCGGGAATTTACGCAGTACGTCGAGCGTTACCAGTATATATTGTTGTTCGGCCTGATGCTCCTGGTCGCGGATACCGTGATCCGGGATCGCAGATTGCCCGTCGATTCTTAA